acaagtgacgtagacaaaaggaaagatcaacacttcattaagtggttgcggaatcaggtattaactcaaactcttttttcatacatgatttgtatttcattaacattctctttatttttgcaggttgattatgacgacgatgcagattatcctaagtggttacacgaagtaattcaatctccacttgtaaaggtcaccacatcacagatgtatttcacacgaggctgtACTttttacacctcgaggacgaatcatcagtggagaagaaccaccattgcaagaagaacaaataaatgaagtcgaggaacctgaacaagaaattgatgacattcttctcattgatccgcataatcacgagtacgaagatcttaccgatgatgccacagacgaagctgttgaagacgagtttaatgaaaatgatgatgtttctagtaatgacgagaatgtcgatgtatccgattgatgtatttgattttgtgtaatgtgttttatgaataagatgtgggagtttgttttatgaataaggtaatgtggggtttgttttatgaataaggtaatgtgggagtttgttttatgaataagaaaatgtgggaattgtggtttggaatggaaataaagatggggtttggaatatatgaagtagaaaataaggaatatggggtttggggtttcggatttaagggatttaaacataacactcgttaattccacgtaagccaacgaggaaataacgacgaaatataaaaataaagaacgcggggctcgttaattccacgtaagcgcaaatcgtcgtaaacaccacgtatgcgaaatcgtcgtaaacaccacgtaagacaacgaggaaataacgacgaaatataaaaataaagatggggtttggaatatatgaagtagaaaaataaggaatatggggtttggggtttcggattttagggatttaaacataacactcgttaattccacgtaagtagaAATCGTCTTAAATACCACGTAACaggaatcgtcgtaaacaccacgtaggacgaaatcgtcgtaaatacctcgtagtgtaaaaactagaaaaaaaagaaaaaggagaaagataCCAGAttcacatgtggcaagacttccagcaattataatacgtaagtctcgcccacatgaattctaatatcttcttcttttcctcttatttttcaaatatttataatttgaataggattttgctgaggagtgtgatttgagataaaGTGTGATTTgagagtttgtgtgtggtttgagaatgagagttgtgggtatatttataggaaagcgcGGCTCGtcaattccacgtaagcaaaatcgtcgttaatacctcgtatataaaaacacgggtctttgtaattcctcgctatttcctcgtacaacaaaacgcgggcctttgtaactgctcgctatttcgtcgtaaccttacgaggaatttgcgacgatatgtaatcttatatatacccccgagcgctcacactttctttcctctctacttcctctccacttcctctccatttcgtagcaatggtaagcctctctaattcctctctaatttggttagtttaggatagattaggtggttagtatagagaatttagataggtttacggattttatgttatttagtgttgattaggtggataatgttggaaaatatagtgttgatgttaattttaaaaattaaattttttttccagattcgaaaaggaagacttgcTGCCCactacagagagatgttcggtgagccaggtagtcgtttagacccggcctcttcttcagctcctGGTTCTTCgagtcaggagactgtccccgagactcagtacactcagagagtctctgggtcaacttcttctagtgcaccatcggctcctcatgtgccttccccgatggctcatccgatgatgcctcctcctgtgcctcctccgatggcacctccgatggccgccgatattcatcccgatttgatggtgcctccgagtgctccttactcgcagtacactgtagaggacattctccgtctgccaggcagagaaggtttaccagtcatcgaccccgactgaccggacggaactttgtggtatgttgcattaatattttttttaattcgtttcaaattcttttataacattaaaaaataatttatattttaaatttgtattttccaggtggggggttgacaactgtcttgcatcggacgtaaccgacacgatcaaaggttacttctccatggtacatccgaactggaggaagacgcctcactacgtcagaaagacgtggttcaaaatttacgttgtaagtttctattaattaattatatatactttaattttttcatgatttatatatatactttctaaaaaactaattgttaatttattttttccaacagcaaaaatataattgggccttggggatcactgagagggtgaggaagaagtttaacgcgaaggcgaaagttcgcttgttggacacggtctccagctggaagggtgactggatcgtgaaggggtatgagcgtggcaaacccgctgagctcaccacggatgtgtgggatggcctcgtccgttattggcgtcttcctgattccattagaatcgcccagtcttgctctaactcctgtaacacggtcgatgagcacggaaacgggccgatgcttcacacaacgggccaaaaacccacgccggtgtccgtttggaaatggtaattaaatattttattaaataatttttttaatatatatatttttattctaactttcttaaatgttttttaggccaaagagacgggacatctcccgtctcttatggaactttacgagaggacccacaagaacaaggcgggcgtatttgtagatggcaagtccgagcaaatctacaacgacgtggttgctcgggttgaagaccgccagacccagctgacccagcactctaccgacggattacccgtcaccttatccacacttgaagtggataagatttacgaggagataaattttctaaaattttaatttttttattattcatttaacttaactttaaatttttactaacaatatttattttttgtttttaaggttgtcccaaaaaaaaagggacggacgttggggattggttccatcaacgatgttccgagagcgacatcgtcttatggtcagcgacgggatgatgaagtcactgagctgcgtaacgagttgaccgcgacaaaatctgcgttcacagctcgtgtGGGTGGACTCGATCGCTTCTTGGACTTTATAGcgaccacaaatccggaatgggaaaccatgttgaggaacatgcgacgacaaaatcccattccaggcgaggGACCATCCGACGACACACATGCCGAGGAGGATGTAGacaggaggagtgatgaattcctCCGGGCGATGCACgactcttagttctttttttttctgtggttgtattataaattcaaaacttatttatatataaaatatttgcgtatttatttattttaaaaattttaattttattaataaattaaataattttaaatattttttaattatttttttaaatttgttaaataataaaacGAAGTAGATTCGTAGCTAATCTACGACTTATTTACGTTGAACATTTACGAAGAAATCACGAGAAAtgttaaacgagtattttacgaggaaatactttcaaggtatttacgtgaaAATTACGAGGAAAACATTTCAAGGTAGTTACGtgaattttacgaggaaatatgtACATGTCGTTTACGAGGAAATGCtttcgtggtatttacgaggaacgGTAGCGACATTCTTACGTCGACTGtctacgtggtctttacgatgatttgttttctttgtttttacgactaaatattttcctcgctaatttacgacgaattggcgaggaaatatgtgtaacgacgaacgagtaacgacaaaacgtgtttcctcgctaattcgtcgtgaagcctcttttacgacgaactaacgaggaaaaccgccctcgtaaaatttatgttttcttgtagtggacaTAGAAAATTTTGAGAATAATATCCATAGATTGGTGCAATATCAGGTGGCTTTGATACTATGTTAAATTCTTGCTTATCATGAGattctaaattaaaatcattcgGCGATAAATGgattggtttaaatttgttatatgtttttgacGTGTTCTATGTTATATTTTCGACGTGGAATATTTTCTATAACACCCTCTATCGAGATAAACGTTCAACGAGCTCCCACAAGTAGAATGAGCGTATAAATGTAATCTATTCAAGAcgaacaaataacatatattattcATACTCTAAAGCTAGATTGATGACAAAATAGAAGAAGCTAGATTTGCCATTCTTCTTCATATTCAATTAGTTTTACTTTTACCCGTTGAAGACTATTTTGTTCTAAAACATTAAGATAAATCCTAGTTGAAGTAAATTTTCCATCACCCATATCAGAGTTTTAAATTTAACAGGAGGGTGACCCGATCTTGTCCAAAAGAACCAAAGAAATTACTGTCCTTCCAGCTCTATGACTATACCTCCACGCTGAAAGTATTCTTAGCTCGTTCAAAATGCATCCATTGGGATCTTGGTTTCAGCGAAGCAAAAACTTTTTCATTCGGTACAAGTAGTTCTCGTCAAGGTCCTCTCCTATTTCCAAAAGGACTTGCAACTTCTCATTCATTTGATTCATAAATAGCGAGTTGAGTTGTAGTGCATCTAttagtaataattttttatagttgAAAACTTCAGATGGGATAGCCGGATCACCAAGTTTGCAAGACTTGTTGACATTGGAGAAAGCATCCTGAATCAACTTCAGTGTCTTTAAATATATGGCTTAAAGCACAAATAGGAATTGGGTTTGAAATTACCCTTTTCTTTAGCTCAGAATGCTAAAATATTAACCATGATCTTTtgataaccaaattcttgaaaTTCTCAGGTTGTTTCTTACCTTGTTACTTGAAAGTTGAAATGCTTTGATTTCTTCAGTGCAGAATGCTAGAAtattccaatatatatatataaactctgTGAGTTATTGTAACGGTACAGAATCAAGGTGAAGGTGATGCCTGACTGGGGACCCAAGGGAAAATTTGGACCGCCGTTGCCTGCAGTTGTGATCATCTATGCTCCAAGGAAGATGTTAACCACACACCTGTTCCGGGAAACTCTTCTAAAGGCCACAGCTTACCCTGAAATCCCAGTGGCTTTAAGAAGCCTTTTTGCGTGTTTGGTGTACTACATGGGGATGGTTCTCTCATATCTGTTGGGACAGTATTAGTGacgaatatttttttctcatattattctaatatattataagttttttataggtaaaataatatattataagttctggagataaaaaatataatcttgaGACCAATGGGGAATTGTCAAAATATAAGATAGAAGAAGAAtgcaagagttttttttttttttttgaaaaagaagaatGCAAGAGTTCATTATTACATGAATTGACAAATTATTACCATAATATAATGACAGACAGATATCTCTCGTCCTTAGCCTCTCTTAACAGGATCAAAGTTGGAGACACCAACAACCACACCGATGATGACCGTGAGCACCACTCCTCCCGCGGCAATGCTAAGCAAAAAGTTCTTGAGAGAGGGAGAGATTCCGGAGCCTGCGGCTTCAGCCACCTCAGGGATCACCATTGAAACGGTGAGAGCTGCTGCTGCTAAGCCGCTCACAGCCTTCTCCATCTTCAGGTTAGATGCATTCACTTGAAACCTCCGTGAAGGCATGGCTAAGGAGGAGGATGACGCCTTAGATGGCTTGAAAGGCAATAGTGGCTTGCGTAAGGCTACAGTTTTTGTCGACGACGGCGATCGGTTTTGGGTGAGTGGCATGAACAATGACACGGCGGAGGTAGAAGCCATCTCTTTTTctctcctcttctttcttttcgaGTTTGTTTGGCAATGTGAGTTTGGTCTATGAGAAGAAACATAAGATATGGGTCATATGAGGAGTGGGAGATATGTGTCTTACGTGGCAGTTTCTGACCTTGGAAGTCTGATTCTTTAGATAAGGTTATcttcattttaattttcttgttAGCCCAATCACAGTTCTTTGCTTTCTTTTCGATTCTTTTTTTGTCTACTATTATTTTATTGCCTACTCTTTCTTATTGGTgatcacaaaaacaaaaagtaaactTTACCACTTATtgcattttacaaaaaaaaaaaacctaaaagaaAACTGCCAGAAAATTAATCTTTTatagttgtcaaaaaaaaattatcttttataaatGGGAAATTAGGtgatataaacaaacaaaaactcatAATTCATTATATAACCATAATCACACcctctttccttttctctcttcctatctctctctactctctttctacaaaactaattttactttttttttgttatatcacAAATAAGCCCATAAATATATCtcttaatattatttgagaaacacTACgacatttgatttatatcataTGTTAtcactaaaatgatttttagaatttttagaaaaataaaaaatcaatacgACTGAGTATATTACAACTTTACAACTGAGTTACGAAGAAGTTGTTGTTAATATGTTGTTAACTAACCACGAATTTACGATTGTTCATTGTTAATTCGTTGTCAACCACATGTATTAAGAGATTCACGGTTTACGGTTTAGGGATTCAAGGTATGCTagtgaattcgtcgtaaacctgAAAATGCAAGATCGTGTTCATTCGTCATAAAAGATATTACCCGTGCATTTGTCGTAAATCGAAAAGttgaaaactcattaatttgtAGTGAAATATATGAACCATTAATTCATTGTAAATCGAAAACACGGTTCATACTACATTCGTCGTAAACAAAAAATGTGGTTCCTACTAAATtcatcataaataaaaaatgcgGTTCCTACTAAATtcatcataaataaaaaaacatggaCCTTGTGAGTTCGTCATTAATTTACGAtgaatttacgaggaaacattatTTCTTATATAAGCCCAACCCATTTCTCCCCAACTCGTCGGCCATTCTTAGGTTCCTAAGCTCTCTCCTCCCTGCGAAAAATTAAAGGTTAGTTTTTTCTTAGTAAACTTTGGTTGTTGTTAGTTTTGTTAGATTAATTGAATTAGTTTAGGTCCAAGAATTAGATTAGGTTACGTACAAAATAGATTACTTAacataattagtttatatatgatgaccaatttaattatttataactattttttgtagATGGCTCCCAGAGAGTGAGTAAGCAAGAATAATTGTCCACATTATAGTGAGACCTTCGGTACCGGAGATAAATTGGGTTATATTTCCTCCGCTTCTACTTTAGCTCCGGAGGCTCAGTCTCAGACAGCTCCACTACCACGACACCCTATATTGCTCCCGAAGATATATCAGGTTATAGTTCCTCCGCTTCTACTTCAGTTCCGAAAGCTCAGTCTCAGACAGCTCCACCACCACACCCGATTGCTCCCGGAGATATATCAGGTTATAGTTCCTCCGCTTCTACTTCAGTTCCGGAGACTCAGTCTCAGACaagtccaccaccaccacccctGATTGCTCCCGCAGCGCCTCTGGTTCCTCCCGCTGTGCCTCACATTGCTTCGGGTCTTCATCCGGATTTGATGGTGCCATCCAAAGCTCCGTACGCTCAGTAAGCCGTCTTGGACCTTCTCACCCAACCAGGACGAGAAGATTTATGTGTATTGGACCCCGATTGACCGCCAAACACTCTGGtacattttaatttgtttttttttttcaagttttctagtatttttatgttattttgcaGGTTTTGACTTGACGGTTAAGTGTCGAGAAGCATTTCCAACACAACTAAGCGATATTTCATCGAGCTACATTCCAACTGGAATCTCATACCAGGACATATCCACGCTACaaggtttaaatgttttgcaggaattttttttttaatatttaattttaaatatatactagattttgatccgcgctttaaaGCGCGGGTTTGTTTTCGGAACAaagtaaatttatttgatataaatttgtattttttatttttctgttttgcaTTTAAATGCTACaacaaaactaatatatttctacaatatatatatatatatatatatatatatatatatatataatgttcagatgaaaataatttcgaCTATGGAATATGTAATCAGGTTTTAGAATAATATGCAAATATAGGCGacaaagatttaaaatatgtaatcagatttgaataaaataagggtattttttttacatttatataacattttgaGTTATCATAGTAATTAGTTAATAATATCCGTACCTAAAATCTGACTCGTAATCAATCCGAAAGTCAGCATCCTAGATCTGATTAGACCTAGTTTATATACTTGAATGGATTTTAAATTGCTATATCGGAAAACCTATATCAAATCTGAAAATCCCGAGAGCCGAATTAGTATCCGAACATGTATATAAGTTATAATTATACTTATAATAATATTCATACCTAAagctaaaattataaataaaatatattagttattttgggtatttatgattaaaaatggatgttttagaaacaaaatatcCAGATCAATTGTATTCATGGTTACTTTCAGATCAAAATAACTTATTTGAACCATATCTAATAagtatttttggttatttttaattattttgggtaaatttatgtaatttggataTAAATACCCCGACTAAGTCGGAAAGTTTGGTTATTTCAGttaaaaaatatccgaatccgaaccaGATATAACAGATATCCTGaactttttaaaatctatttatcAGAAAAgatataacaataaaataaaatagaccTACTTAATTTTAAGATCTAAtagaattattataatatttttttgtgtgttaatatatttttggtttttcttatACGGGTAAAATATATCAGAtgataaaagtaaaatatattatattaaaataaagtatatatatatctcaaataaattatttctgTCAGTCCAAAGACTATGAATTTATGTTGAAAGAAAAAAGGAAGGTGAATCTTAAACCTATCAAGTTAATATAACGGAAAAATGTTGATAAAATATGTTACTATTTGCTCCCAAAAAACTGTAAAGATTTTTGGTTTGATAATTTAGTTATAACTATAAAAGAAATAGTTGAGAGAAATGGGTCCCATCTATTTTGTATGATTCATACGAAATAAACAAAGGAACTTACATGTTATACAAATATAGATTAGCTgcagtaaaagaaaaaaaatgaaaattagttaTAGTTATTATATAGATTTAGTCAAATATGTTCCAGTCATTTATTTGCGCAGGCTCgtaaatattttgtaacgtgagttttttatttttataggtaAGAGTTGTGGATCCCTAGAATATATGATTAGAGGAGTAGTTACAATAcatcaaattataaaaagtatCGGCAgttgattttgtaaaaaaaagtcTAATggcaaataaataatattcctTAAAAACAGGACATTAGTGGTCATAAAACTGCTTTGTTATTTAGATGCATGTAATTAGTCATATAAACAGTTATATATTGATGccgtattattttaaattggaCTGAACTAATATCAACGGGACATGttcataatttaataatattgattttctaaatataaataattattttttattgttttggcgGAAAGAATGGAATTGGTCTATCGGCATCAATGAACCGGTGAAAAGGGCGTTTATCACCAAGGTGAAGATATGTTTTCCTAAATGCAAAGAAGAAGAGTTTgtgaaaatcaaaatataaaaacttatgaaaaacaacaacaagatatatatatatctatatatatatatatatatataagagcatgattaatgggagATTTTTAGGGTGAGGTTCTTAGCAGAATATAAAAAactgtctcttaacttttaactaaaacaactaagaaccggctcttaaatatcttatataagagccggttcttaacttttttttagttaaaagttaagagatagtttcttatattccgctaagaatcaCATTATAAGAATCTCTCATTAATCATGTTCTAACTCCAGTTGATTCTCGGGTCGTTATGTGTAATGATAATGTTTTTGGAACTACAATGTTTTTGCTTTATATATTGTAAATGTACTTGTTTAGGAACGAGAATTGGGCATAGATAACGAAGCCTAACAGTGGTAGTGCGGCCTGCTCCGAGGAGTAAACTTCCCCGCACGCAAAGAAGGACGATTCAAACAGTAAGCTACTCATAGACTGCACTTACCTTCGCTCAAAGCCAGAAACAACCACTTTGACTTACACAAGCAACAAGGGTAACGATGACTGCCGAAACATCTCCCTGACATGGTCACTACGAGACGGAAGGAAAGAAGCggaaggatatatatatatatatatatatatatatatgagcaTCCAATGAAGAAGAAAGGCATCATAACGACTTCGAGAGAGAAAGCTATTGACTACTTGtttatcatttcttatatttcctCTTCAGAAAATAGTTTAAACACTTCCATTTACAAAATCTTTGAGCCTTAaatctctttatttttgtttgattagtCGCTAAACTAGATTACTAGATTTAGGATTCAACAACTCAAGGAGAATCATGTTAAGGGTTACGCTGGCGGTGTACAGGGGCGCTGGAAACATCGAGAACTATTTGTGTTTGGAATTAAATTGGAAGTTGCAGAATACAAACACTATATATTCTTATGGTCAGCATGGGATGATACTTCTGCTTGCATGACCTCTTTAAGTCAAAGCATATGGTACGTATATAGGACGGTGGAAAGTAACACGAGAGGAGAAGGAGATGATCTGATTTCTTCTATGTCTCGTTCATGGCAGGCTAGTCAATGGATAATGATTGATTGTATACATCTTTTACTGGTTAGTAGGGAACGTCATGTATGTGTAAAGGCCGATAGATAAGCTCGATTGGG
The window above is part of the Brassica napus cultivar Da-Ae chromosome C8, Da-Ae, whole genome shotgun sequence genome. Proteins encoded here:
- the LOC111210630 gene encoding protein app1-like, giving the protein MAPRDSGGSVSDSSTTTTPYIAPEDISGYSSSASTSVPKAQSQTAPPPHPIAPGDISGYSSSASTSVPETQSQTSPPPPPLIAPAAPLVPPAVPHIASGLHPDLMVPSKAPYAQ
- the LOC106361528 gene encoding uncharacterized protein LOC106361528, translated to MASTSAVSLFMPLTQNRSPSSTKTVALRKPLLPFKPSKASSSSLAMPSRRFQVNASNLKMEKAVSGLAAAALTVSMVIPEVAEAAGSGISPSLKNFLLSIAAGGVVLTVIIGVVVGVSNFDPVKRG